Proteins encoded in a region of the Onthophagus taurus isolate NC chromosome 10, IU_Otau_3.0, whole genome shotgun sequence genome:
- the LOC111428359 gene encoding GTPase-activating Rap/Ran-GAP domain-like protein 3: protein MRLVQRLRGERHDEDAASGPPPGSSRDRSKSVCVANFPQTKQPTRIQTGDVSAIKLFHRRASSAISTASDLISRRGVFSRRYYGSVEELHQSESDGHEQGRRFRIENGDSPGEKDEMFGSPSTPVLENPEYQTRWYFKYFLGKLHQNYVGTDSEKSPFFLSVVVNENSNQCVPLYRAILFKKTGAQKISLPYTHNKVLTVKQILSNFPNMEKVEKGPKEIFSPEIQKDLLLLEEQEGSVNFKFGVIYMKHGQTSDDEILSNENGSEKFDKFLQLLGERIRLKTWDNYRGGLDVKGDMTGKYSIYTVYEGHEIMFHVSTLLPYSRDNKQQVERKRHIGNDIVNVLFVDCEDDEILDAHVAFNPTCIKSQFTHIFAVITLDSQNTYRMSIFADEAVPLFGPSLPCPPVFEEAFSFRDFLLVKLINGEKATFETPTFARKRERTLEMLIRDLYTEHTTDARMTMLNRRAFSDVLAETPRHSRLKEDSRQIEFVRIGQALKLEAIVRGDAPTSLVSSNNSNLQGGSVFKRSPWEANCFYPVFPSTVILCADSWGDNKLLIGTDDGVFIVEEGNLHRLIFDKTIQPRQINVIEAHGIVLIRVGQSGKEGKIYVFRLNQIERINETKTKFEVKEHRLERSRGTHLYAISKTGGSRLRMCCAVGRRLLMFQWKHSAAWTAWCPKNDTDTVDGFSFLWEITLNENPSILTVLDGNLTPTQDILVCVGYKNHWDIVNGRLGVFKHLHLVDLQKPHLVTALDLYEDDEIQLLLCYNHTCHFQKIDDAFSNLNFDFYWNSVPTNIVCVFPYIIGFTSNSMEIRLIVNGNLIHTITMPKLQLIASKNDIFFATTAPEFFSNQHDQPFNLKISPPLSPNSSPEMKPLRIYRIPLQALNKTTHNDHISLRKESPNSWKSTDVKLTVPEPPRVSRSATSSPIPPKSKGCSVAKL, encoded by the exons atgagactTGTTCAAAGACTTCGAGGTGAAAGACACGACGAAGATGCAGCTTCCGGTCCGCCACCGGGTTCATCAAGAGATCGTTCTAAAAGTGTTTGCGTCGCAAATTTTCCGCAAACAAAACAACCGACGAGAATTCAGACTGGAGATGTTAGtgctattaaattatttcatagGAGAGCTAGTAGTGCTAT ttCAACGGCAAGTGATCTTATTTCGAGGAGAGGTGTGTTTTCGAGGCGTTATTATGGATCAGTTGAAGAA cTACATCAAAGTGAAAGTGATGGACACGAGCAAGGTAGAAGATTTAGGATTGAAAATGGGGATTCGCCCGGTGAAAAAGATGAG ATGTTTGGATCTCCGAGTACTCCAGTGTTGGAAAATCCGGAATACCAAACGCGATGGTACTTCAAATATTTCCTTGGAAAAC tCCATCAAAATTATGTAGGAACCGATTCAGAAAAATCCCCATTTTTTCTAAGCGTCGTTGTTAACGAAAACTCCAATCAATGTGTGCCTCTTTACAGAgctattttattcaaaaaaacc GGAGCACAAAAAATTTCGTTACCTTACACACATAATAAAGTCTTAactgtaaaacaaatattatcgAACTTCCCGAATATGGAAAAAGTGGAAAAAGGGccgaaagaaattttttctcCGGAAATACAAAAAGATCTGCTGTTGCTCGAAGAACAGGAGGGTtcggttaattttaaattcggGGTGATTTATATGAAACACGGCCAAACGAGCGATGACGAAATTTTAAGCAACGAAAACGGGAGTGAAAAGTTCGATAAATTTCTACAGCTTTTGGGCGAAAGAATACGACTTAAAACGTGGGATAATTATCGAGGTGGTTTAGATGTTAAAg GTGATATGACCGGAAAATATTCGATTTACACCGTTTACGAGGGCCACGAAATCATGTTTCACGTGTCGACTTTATTACCTTATTCCCGTGATAATAAACAACAGGTCGAACGAAAAAGGCACATAGGAAACGATATCGTAAACGTACTTTTCGTTGACTGTGAGGACGATGAAATATTAGATGCACACGTTGCATTTAATCCCACGTGCATTAAATCACAATTTACAC ATATTTTTGCGGTGATAACTTTGGACAGTCAAAACACGTACAGGATGTCAATATTTGCGGACGAAGCGGTCCCATTATTTGGGCCAAGCCTGCCCTGTCCCCCCGTGTTTGAAGAGGCCTTTTCATTTCGAGATTTCCTCCTTGTAAAACTCATCAATGGCGAAAAAGCGACTTTTGAAACACCCACTTTCGCCAGGAAACGAGAACGTACCTTGGAGATGCTCATCAGGGATTTATATACTGAACATACAACAGATGCTCGAATG acGATGTTGAATAGAAGAGCTTTCTCAGATGTTTTAGCTGAAACACCACGACATTCTCGATTAAAAGAAGATTCGAGACAAATCGAATTCGTTCGAATCGGGCAAGCTTTAAAATTGGAAGCTATCGTAAGAGGAGATGCACCTACAAGCTTGGTTTCAAGTAACAACAGCAATCTTCAAGGAGGGAGCGTTTTCAAACGATCCCCTTGGGAGGCTAATTGTTTCTATCCAGTGTTTCCTTCAACCGTAATTTTATGCGCCGACTCTTGGGGCGATAACAAACTCCTCATTGGCACGGACGATGGTGTTTTTATCGTTGAAG aaGGAAATCTTCATAGattaattttcgataaaacAATCCAACCGAGACAAATAAACGTAATAGAAGCGCATGGGATTGTTTTAATTCGAGTTGGACAATCGGGGAAAGAAGGAAAAATTTACGTTTTCCGTTTAAATCAAATTGAGCGGATAAACGAAACGAAAACGAAATTCGAAGTGAAAGAGCATCGATTAGAAAGAAGTAGAGGAACTCATCTTTATGCTATTTCAAAAACAGGTGGATCTCGTTTAAGAATGTGTTGTGCTGTCGGACGGAGGCTTTTGATGTTTCAATGGAAACATTCAGCAGCTTGGACTGCTTGGTGTCCAAAAAATGATACGGATACAGTGGATGGGTTTAGTTTTTTAtgg gaAATAACATTGAATGAAAATCCAAGTATTTTAACAGTGTTAGATGGAAATTTAACTCCCACTCAAGACATTTTAGTTtgtgttggatataaaaatcattgggATATAGTAAATGGGCGATTAGGAGtgtttaaacatttacatttagTTGATTTACAAAAACCTCATTTAGTAACAGCTTTGGATTTGTACGAAGATGATGAAATCCAGCTCCTTTTATGTTATAATC atactTGCCATTTTCAAAAGATTGATGATgctttttctaatttaaatttcgatttttattgGAATTCAGTACCAACAAATATAG TGTGCGTTTTTCCTTACATAATTGGCTTCACTTCGAATTCAATGGAAATACGTTTGATTGTGAACGGAAATTTAATCCATACGATCACCATGCCTAAATTACAGTTAATCgcttcaaaaaatgatatcttttTTGCTACAACCGCGCcagaatttttttcaaatcagCATGATCaaccttttaatttaaaaatatcacctCCATTAAGCCCTAATT cTTCACCTGAAATGAAACCATTAAGAATTTATCGAATTCCACTTCaagcattaaataaaacaacccATAATGATCACATTTCATTAAGGAAAGAATCTCCGAATAGTTGGAAGTCGACGGATGTAAAATTAACAGTTCCAGAACCACCAAGGGTTTCAAGAAGTGCGACCAGTTCTCCAATTCCACCAAAATCAAAGGGTTGTTCCGTagcaaaattataa